TTGATTTTGCTTGAGCCATACTAATTCCTCCCCTTGCTTATAAATAAAATAATAATTATGAAAGCGTGTTCATTATAGTTGAATTGTACTGTTTACAGAATTAAATCTCAATATTATGACAATTTTATTCTTTTTGTACTTTATGTACATGGAGAGTTTTAATAGTTGCTTCATTATTAGTTTTGTCATAATAATAGAAAAAGGAGATTGATAGTTTTGAATATTTTATCAAAGGATATGAAGTATGAAGAAATCACGCAAAGTGTCATTACAAACGAAAATAGTAAGCTTAATTATTACGTTAATTTTATTTGTCGTTCTCCTGTTAGCAGGAATATTTGTTTACATTCAGTCCGTTGATACGAAGCGCCAAGTGGAACAGTTAGCGCTGCAAACAGCTAAATCTCTTTCTTTTATGCCAGCTATAAAAGAGGCTTTTCAAAATAACGAGCATAAAAATAACATTCAATCTATTGCGGAACAAGTTCGTGAGCAAGCTGGTGCCGATACTGTCATTATAGAAGATCGTTATGGAGTTATGTATTCGCATTCTAATTCGGAGTTAATTGGTACCAAGAGTAACAATCCATATAACTATGAAGCACTCACTTTTGGTGGTTATTATACGCTTGAAGGAAATGGTGAAAGTGGTTCAGCTTTAATGGCGAAAGCACCCATTATTGTTCATAACGGAGATTACGATCAAGTAGTAGGTGTTGTGACAGTAGAGTTTTTAATAAAAGGTATTGAATCTAACATATTGAGCAGAACGAAAGAAATTATACTCTTTTCCTTAGCGGTATTATTAGCCGGCATTGTTGGAGGCATTCTTTTAGCACGTAGCATTCGTAAAGATACACTCGGTTTAGAGCCAAATGAAATTGCGGCGCTATATCGGGAACGAAGCGCGATACTACTATCTATAAAAGAAGGGATTATCGCTATCGATCAAAACGGCTTTATTACGATGATGAACACCTCGGCAGAAGAGATGCTACATGTAAATGGTGATTATATGCAGCAGCACATTTCAAAAGTTTTACCAGAATTTAATATGGAAAGAGTGCTAGAAAACGATCAAGAAATCGCGTTTCAAAATAAAGTGTTTATTTTAAACATGACGCCGATACTTGAAAATAACAGTACGGTAGGCGTTGTATGTAGTTTTAGAGATAAAACAGAACTGCAAAACTTAGTGAATACGATATCTGAGGTAAGAAAGTATTCGGAGGACTTACGCGCTCAAACACATGAATTTACAAATAAGTTGTTCGTCTTATCGGGATTACTTCAGTTAGGACATTACAAAGAAGCGATTGAATTTATTCAGCAAGAATCTAATATTCATCAAAGTCAAAACCATATTTTATTCCATCAAATTCATGATGCAAAAGTACAAGCTATTTTATTAGGAAAAATCGGAACAGCGTCTGAAAAGAAAATCGATTTTCATATTGAAGGAGATAGTGCGCTTCATCCGTTACCAGACCATATAAAAGTTTCACACCTTATTACGATCCTTGGAAACATAATCGACAATGCGTTTGATGCGGTGAGTGAACGAGGGGAGAAGAATGTTTCCTTCTTTGTTACGGATATTGGACACGATATTGTGTTTGAAGTGATAGATAGTGGAGCAGGAATACCAGTTGAAAAAATCACGACTATTTTTCAAAAAGGGTTTTCAACGAAAGGGAATGATCGTGGGTACGGACTAGCAAACGTGAAAGAAATGGTAGATCTACTAGAGGGAACAATTGAAATTCAAAACGAGGAAAATGGGGGAGCTATTTTTACAATTTACCTTCCGAAAACATTGAGAGAAAGTACATGACAAACAGGGGGATGGGCGTATGTTGAAGGTTGCAATTGCAGAAGATGATTTCCGCGTCGCGCAAATTCAGGAAGAGTTTTTATTAAAAATAAAGGACGTAAAAGTGATTGGAAAAGCATTGAACGCGAAAGAAACGATGGAATTACTACGAAGGGAAGAAATCGATTTACTTCTATTAGATAATTACTTACCAGATGGAATCGGAACAGACTTATTACCGAAAATTCATGCTGACTTTCCGAACGTTGATGTCATTATGGTTACTGCGGCAAATGAAAACCATATGCTAGAAAAAGCAATTCGAAACGGCGTAAGTAACTACCTTATAAAACCGGTCACGTTAGAAAAATTCGTTCGCACAATTGAAGACTATAAAAGAAAGAAGCAACTATTACATAGTAACAATGAAGTGAATCAAGCACTTATCGACAACTTCTTCGGCATTTCGCAAATACAAGATATGAAAAACTTACCGACAGGCGTTGATCCGTTAACACTGCAAAAAGTGAAAGGGATTATAAAAGGATTGGAAGAGGGAATTACAATAGAAGAAATGGGAGAACAAATGGGTGCCTCCCGAACAACCGCAAGAAGATACTTAGAATACTTAGTAGCGACAAACGAATGCACAGTAGAGTACACATACGGCATTATCGGACGACCAGAACGAAAATATCGCATAGGACGGGGACTATGAAAAAGCGATTATTACTATGTATATGGGTTATGACAGGGGTAATAGCTGGTTGTTCTGTAGAAAAAACGAACAAGAATAAAGTGAACATCGAAGAAGTAGAAATCGTTGCGCCGAACGTTCAAGGAGCAGGATGGGACTTAACAGCGCGAGCGATGCAAAAAACACTAACAGAAGAAAAAATCTTCACCAAACCAATCACTGTCACAAACAAAGTAGGTGGCAGCGGTGACGTCGGATGGAAATATACGAAACAAAAAGGCGGTCACGTACTGGCGATTAACTCAAGCTTACTCTTAACGAACAACTTACTAGGCCATAGTAAACTAACATATAAAGACTTCACGCCGCTCGCAACTCTCGCATCGGACTGGGAAGTCGTTGTCGTATCAAAAGAATCAAACATAGAAAACGCAAAACAACTAATGGAACAACTAAAACAAGACAAGAAAAACTTCAAAATCGGCGTTGCCCCCGGCCTAGGAAACGACGATCACCTATCCTTCGTACAAGTAAGCAAAGCCTTCGGCATAAACCCTGCCGAACTACAATTCTTCGTTTACGAAAACAAAGAAAAAATCATAAACGCCCTAACGAACAAACAAATAGGCGCCGCAACCATGACCCTATCCGAAGCCGAAAAACAATACAAAGCTGGCAAAATAAAAATACTAGCCGTATCCGCACCAAAACGACTAGACCGACTACCAGAAATCCCAACCTGGAAAGAACAAGGAATCGACGTCATATTCCAGCACTGGAAAGGAATTATGGGCCCGAAAGATATGACGAAGGAAGAGGTTGCTTATTGGGATGGTGTGATTAAGAGGATGGTGGAGAGTGATAGTTGGAAGGGGATTTTGAGGGAGCGGGGGTGGAATTCTTATTATAAGGATAGTGGGGAGACGAGGGGGTTTTTGGAGGAGAGTAGTCAGGAGTATGGGGAGTTAGTGGGGGATAATGGGGATTAGTAAATCATACGGTATGGCGTATGATTTTTCTTTTATACATAGTTTAACAAAATTATAGTAATTGTAATTGATCTTTTAAGAGAGCCTGAGGAGGATATAGAAAACAACTGTAGGGGTTTTTGTGATGGTAATTTTTGGGGTTTTAGAGGGAAACTTAATAGTGGGATTTTTTGTAATTTTGCTATAATATTAATATACAAAACAATAGTGAAACGGGAGGTGCTTGCGTGGGAAGAAGCAAACCTATGAGAGTTGCATACTATAGAGGTTATAACAATTTAGAATATCTAAAAGAAGTGAACTGTAAAGATGTCACAATGGAAATGAAAAATAAAGGTACTTTTCATTGCATGGATTGCATGAGACAGGTAGTACATGCAGGTGGGAAAAATCCTTATTATAGGCTCCCTTCAAAGGATGCAGAACATGAAATGAATTGTGATAATTATCTACCAATTGATGATTTATCTGAGAGGATTAGAACAGTAGGCGAAAAATTGAAAATTAAGTTAAAAATACCTTTTCTCTGTGGGAATGAGGAAGAGAGAAATGAAGGGGTAAGGATGAAAGGTGAGAAATCACATTCAATAGGTGGGAAATCAGTTAAAGTTGGACCTGTCACAACAATAAAAGCCTCTAATAAATCAACTACAGTTACGCTGAATAGTGCAGCAGAATTACTTTATCATACTTCTTTTGATCGTTCGGATGAGCACCGAAAGAATGTAACGAGGGTATTATGCTTTAATAAACAATTTTATTATCCTAGTATATATGATGAATTACAAAGAGACTTTGAGACCGGTAAATTGAATCCTATAATTTTTGTTAAGGGGCGATTGAATCAAAGTCAGTTCTATACATTTGAAAATCACGGTTATATTAATGTGCAAGATAAACCATATGATTATGGGCCAATAGAGTTGAGAATTCACTTTAATAGGGTCCAAGAATTAGAAACACGTTTAAAAAAGATAACTTGGCATATTAAAAGCGGAAAAAATCGTACAGAAGAAATCGGTGTAATGGGTCAAGTCATTAAAGTGGAAGTAACGGAAGATAAAATATTTATCCACATTAGATGCTATGATTTAGATGTAGAGCCAAAAGACATATAATGAGCAACTCTGTTAAAAGTAAAAAAGTTTTATAATAATAAATAGGATTTTCTATTTGGCTAATTATGGTGCGGAAAAGTACAGATATACTATGTCGTATGGTTTTTAGAAACAAGTAACAGGGCATTTCATATGTATTATAGACGTTGGTAATCACATATGAATTGTTTAAAATTAAGAAAAAAGAGGGTTAAGTAATAAAGCTTAACCTTCTTTTTTTATTGATGGATTATGGACAAAAATATCGTTGTTATAGGAAGGGTATTTTTTCGTGATAAAAAGATCCTTTAAGTTTATTTTTGAAATAGATTCCACTATGAAATAAAAGTTCATACTTATTTGAAGCTGAGTATAATTTTTCTTTTATACATAGTTTGGTAAAATAGTAGTAATTGTAATTAATTGTAACGGTGGGGATGACAATGTTAGAGCAACTCATAATTGAATTGGCTAAATTAACGAAGCAGGTTGAAGATATAAATGGTGATAAAACTTATCTGGTTATAAATAAAGATGATGAAGGATTATACGTTGAAGCTAAATTTTCACGTGAGCAATATGATGAGGAAGCACCACCTTATTTTAAAGTGAGTTTTGAAATTCTTAAGGATGCTTGGAGAAAATTTATCGCTATGCGTACAGTAAAGAGTGAAGATTTTGGACAAGCGAGTGAATGTAATACTTTCTTGGTAGCTTTCTTTTCACAGCTTCCATTTGTGAATGTAATCGGAGCAGGAGCTATTACATTTAAAGAATTCAAAACCGATAATCTACCAAGCGAAAAATACGATAAAGTCATGCTCTTTTTAGAAGAGATAATGAATGGTACATATAATCCAAGTACGTTACGTGAACAAACGGATGAAAATTTATATAGAGTGAAATCTAATGCGCGCCAAGATTTAAGATTGTTGGGATTTTTGAATGAATCTCATGAAATGAATCAGCTGCTATTAAGTGAATATGTTCAATCGGAAGATAAGAAAAACTACATGGCACAGCTAGTTTTAAAACAAGAATATTTCCGTCATGTTTTATTCGTTCTTGGATTGTTAGAGAAGCATTCAAAGGATGAAAAGAAAGAAGCTCTAGTTGATTTTGGAATGACGATTGTCCAAAATTCATTAGGGGATAATTTGATGGTCGAATCAGTAGCGAAGCGGCGTACGAATAATTTACTAGATTGGCTTGAGCAAGTAGGACTAATTAATGCTGAATGGATTCCAGCCGAACAATACATAAAAAAGAGTGAAGAAAAGGGCGGTAATATGAGTAGTAGTTTACGTGAAGTCTTTTTAAAGATAATGAAAGAATATTTGGATGCAAAAACAGAAAAATTTGCAGGACATAAATTAGGATTAACAGTCCGAAATGATATAGCAACAGAGATCATTCGTTTACCATTTATAAATGAGAAGCAGTACAGTGTGATAGGGTCAGTTGGGAAAGGGAATTGGGCAACAGTTCCGTGGATTGCGCTAATGCATAGAGATATTACAACATCGACACAGAGAGGGTATTATATCGTTTATTTATTTAGTGAAGATATGCAACGATTGTATTTGACCATTGGACAAGGTGTAACAGAAACGACTAAAGAAGAGATGCAAAAAATTAAAGAAGAGATTCGTAAGCAAATACATATGTCCCAAAAGGTGAAAAAAGATGATGAAATCTTCCTAGGTACAAGCACGAAAGCAAAGGGATATGCGAATTCAACAGCGGCTTATATTGCGTACGATGCTAAGAAAATGCCAAGTGAAACAGAGTTAGTAGAGGATCTAGAAGAAATGCTTCGCTATTATGAGGGATTTATTAACTATAAAGAGAAAGGCATTAAGTATGAAGCGATTTATGAGAGGAAAGAAGTGTATTTAGATCAGCAATCAATTATCGACCACGTGTCTTCTTATATTCAAAGTAAAGGTTTCTTTTATGAGAAAAAAGATCTTATTAACTTTTTTCTTTCATTAAAGACGAAGCCATTTGTGATTTTATCGGGTATTTCAGGTACAGGGAAAACGAAAATTGTTCAGTGGTTTGCGGAGAGTTTAGGGGCTACGGAAGAGAATGGACAATTTACGCTTATCCCAGTTCGACCTGATTGGAGTGATAGCTCTGATTTACTTGGTTATGTGAATCTTCAAGGAGAGTTTCAAGAAAGACCGTTAATTAAAGTTCTTGAAAATGCAGATGCAAATCCAAATAGGCCGTATTTTGTAGTGTTAGACGAGATGAATTTAGCTCGAGTGGAATACTACTTTAGTGATTTTTTAAGTGTGATTGAAAGCCGTAAATGGAAAGATGGGAAAATTGTTACGTCACCAGTGCTTCCAGAATCAATTACGAATAAGCATATTACGATTCCATCAAATGTATATATTATCGGAACTGTAAATATGGATGAAACGACACATCCACTAAGTAAAAAAGTATTAGATCGTGCGAATACGATTGAGTTTAATACTGTTAACTTAGATTATTTTAATTTCTTAATGGATGTAGAAGAGAAAGAAGCTGAAATTGCTTCAAATCGCTCTCTAGAAACTGAGTATCTTCATCTGAAGGAATGTTTTAAAGAAAACGAAGATCTTGTGAGAAATATATCGAACATTTTAATAGCAATAAATAAAATACTTGAATCAGTTGGAGCTCAAGTTGGATACCGTATACGAGATGAAATTTGTTTCTATATGGCATACAACGAACAAGGAAAGTTACTGTCATTCGATGAAGCACTTGATTATCAAATATATCAAAAGATTTTACCGCGTCTTGCAGGGAGCGATGGTAGAACAGAAGAGGTATTAAAACAGTTGTATGTATTATGTGCAAATGAAGAATATGATAGTGGCAATAATGACGCCTCATATGCTAAGTATCCTCGTTCAGCTAACAAGCTGTCTCATATGTTAAGGAGGTTCGAGTATGATGGTTTCACCTCTTTCTGGATCTAATAATGAAATAGAGTTAGTTAAGATTGAAACAGAGGAGCTATCATTGACGATTAAGGGAAATCCTTATCATGAAAAATATGAGAGTTTAAAAGAATATCAAGCTATGAACGCAGATGAAATGATGTATTTTCATGTAGATGGGAAGACGGAATCCGTTTCTGTATTTGATGCGAGATTGCAGAGGCTAGATGAATGGAACGAACACCCGCCAATCTTTTTTGAAAATAGAAGTTATCAGCTTGTTGTTGTTCCGAAAAAGAACCAACAGCTTTCCTTTTATCATGAACATCCGGGTTTTCGAAAGCAAGTTAGTTCTATTCAAATGGGGTCACTTCATGTGTTAATGGGGAATCTTTCGTTTCCAAATGAGGTAGGAAATACAACGTTTGAAATTAAAAACGAGCAAGATACTTTATTAACTGTTACATTTGAAGTTTTCCCGGCAAAACTTGATTATAAGGATGATTACAGAGCCTTATTAGATGAAGTAAATGATGAAATTTATAATTTAGCGTTTCATTTACTAAAGAGAACTTACTTAGGAGCATCTGCAATTTACGCTACAAATCCATCAAAGAGTGAATTTTATCGTATTTTAAATGATTCCTTTGAGCGATTTATAAAGTCAATCTCTTATATAAAAAGACAACCGCATCATACACTTATGACTAGACATCAACTTGTAAGAGGAGAAAAAATTCGTAAACTGGATTCTGTCGGAATGAACTATTTGCGAAAGAGACCACACTTGCTCCAAGGAGAAAAAAGTATACCGACTAAAGGGATTACAGCTTATAAGGAAGTTTCTTATGATACGCTGGAAAATCGATTTGTTAAATGGATGATTCAAAGAGTCGTACATAAAATAGATGATTTACTTAAGGCGCTAGAGCCAAAGTCTAGATATACACGTGGTGTAACTGATGAAGATTTGCTAGAGCATGTAAAAAATATGAAGTATCGAATGAAAAATGAATTGAACGATCCATTTTGGAGAGGAATCGGAAAATTAGATCGCTCAGTCTTTTCACTCGTTATCCAAATGGCAGCAGGCTATCGAGATGCGTATCAAATCTTCTTAATGCTATCGCGCGGTTTAACATTACGAGGACAAATTTTTAAAATGTCGATAAAAGATGTTGCTAGATTATATGAATACTGGACATATTTAAAACTTGGACAAATTCTATCAAAGAAATATATACCGCTCCATCAAGATGTTATTCAAGTGAAGCAAGACGGTTTATACGTAACGCTTGATGAAAGTAAAACTGCAAAAAGAGCGTTTAAGCATCCAGTTACTGATGAAGTAATAGAGCTTTATTTCCAGAAAAGAAATGGCAGACTACCAACAGTTACACAAAAACCAGATACGATGCTCACTATTGAGAAAAAGGGAAAGAACTATCAATATCAATACATTTTTGATGCAAAATACCGAATTGATTTTGCTGAAAGATCTTATTATAAAAGGAAGTATGGCACCCCTGGCCCAATGGAAGAAGACATTAACACAATGCACCGCTACAGAGATGCATTAGTAGTGGAACAAGAAGGACCTTTTGAGCGGACAGCTTACGGAGCGTACGTATTATTCCCATGGAATCAAGAGGAAGCGTATGAGAACCACCCGTTTTATAAAAGTATAGAAAAAGTAAATATCGGTGGCTTC
This Bacillus paramycoides DNA region includes the following protein-coding sequences:
- a CDS encoding sensor histidine kinase, whose amino-acid sequence is MKKSRKVSLQTKIVSLIITLILFVVLLLAGIFVYIQSVDTKRQVEQLALQTAKSLSFMPAIKEAFQNNEHKNNIQSIAEQVREQAGADTVIIEDRYGVMYSHSNSELIGTKSNNPYNYEALTFGGYYTLEGNGESGSALMAKAPIIVHNGDYDQVVGVVTVEFLIKGIESNILSRTKEIILFSLAVLLAGIVGGILLARSIRKDTLGLEPNEIAALYRERSAILLSIKEGIIAIDQNGFITMMNTSAEEMLHVNGDYMQQHISKVLPEFNMERVLENDQEIAFQNKVFILNMTPILENNSTVGVVCSFRDKTELQNLVNTISEVRKYSEDLRAQTHEFTNKLFVLSGLLQLGHYKEAIEFIQQESNIHQSQNHILFHQIHDAKVQAILLGKIGTASEKKIDFHIEGDSALHPLPDHIKVSHLITILGNIIDNAFDAVSERGEKNVSFFVTDIGHDIVFEVIDSGAGIPVEKITTIFQKGFSTKGNDRGYGLANVKEMVDLLEGTIEIQNEENGGAIFTIYLPKTLREST
- a CDS encoding response regulator produces the protein MLKVAIAEDDFRVAQIQEEFLLKIKDVKVIGKALNAKETMELLRREEIDLLLLDNYLPDGIGTDLLPKIHADFPNVDVIMVTAANENHMLEKAIRNGVSNYLIKPVTLEKFVRTIEDYKRKKQLLHSNNEVNQALIDNFFGISQIQDMKNLPTGVDPLTLQKVKGIIKGLEEGITIEEMGEQMGASRTTARRYLEYLVATNECTVEYTYGIIGRPERKYRIGRGL
- a CDS encoding tripartite tricarboxylate transporter substrate binding protein translates to MKKRLLLCIWVMTGVIAGCSVEKTNKNKVNIEEVEIVAPNVQGAGWDLTARAMQKTLTEEKIFTKPITVTNKVGGSGDVGWKYTKQKGGHVLAINSSLLLTNNLLGHSKLTYKDFTPLATLASDWEVVVVSKESNIENAKQLMEQLKQDKKNFKIGVAPGLGNDDHLSFVQVSKAFGINPAELQFFVYENKEKIINALTNKQIGAATMTLSEAEKQYKAGKIKILAVSAPKRLDRLPEIPTWKEQGIDVIFQHWKGIMGPKDMTKEEVAYWDGVIKRMVESDSWKGILRERGWNSYYKDSGETRGFLEESSQEYGELVGDNGD
- a CDS encoding MrcB family domain-containing protein, which encodes MLEQLIIELAKLTKQVEDINGDKTYLVINKDDEGLYVEAKFSREQYDEEAPPYFKVSFEILKDAWRKFIAMRTVKSEDFGQASECNTFLVAFFSQLPFVNVIGAGAITFKEFKTDNLPSEKYDKVMLFLEEIMNGTYNPSTLREQTDENLYRVKSNARQDLRLLGFLNESHEMNQLLLSEYVQSEDKKNYMAQLVLKQEYFRHVLFVLGLLEKHSKDEKKEALVDFGMTIVQNSLGDNLMVESVAKRRTNNLLDWLEQVGLINAEWIPAEQYIKKSEEKGGNMSSSLREVFLKIMKEYLDAKTEKFAGHKLGLTVRNDIATEIIRLPFINEKQYSVIGSVGKGNWATVPWIALMHRDITTSTQRGYYIVYLFSEDMQRLYLTIGQGVTETTKEEMQKIKEEIRKQIHMSQKVKKDDEIFLGTSTKAKGYANSTAAYIAYDAKKMPSETELVEDLEEMLRYYEGFINYKEKGIKYEAIYERKEVYLDQQSIIDHVSSYIQSKGFFYEKKDLINFFLSLKTKPFVILSGISGTGKTKIVQWFAESLGATEENGQFTLIPVRPDWSDSSDLLGYVNLQGEFQERPLIKVLENADANPNRPYFVVLDEMNLARVEYYFSDFLSVIESRKWKDGKIVTSPVLPESITNKHITIPSNVYIIGTVNMDETTHPLSKKVLDRANTIEFNTVNLDYFNFLMDVEEKEAEIASNRSLETEYLHLKECFKENEDLVRNISNILIAINKILESVGAQVGYRIRDEICFYMAYNEQGKLLSFDEALDYQIYQKILPRLAGSDGRTEEVLKQLYVLCANEEYDSGNNDASYAKYPRSANKLSHMLRRFEYDGFTSFWI
- a CDS encoding restriction endonuclease-like protein → MVSPLSGSNNEIELVKIETEELSLTIKGNPYHEKYESLKEYQAMNADEMMYFHVDGKTESVSVFDARLQRLDEWNEHPPIFFENRSYQLVVVPKKNQQLSFYHEHPGFRKQVSSIQMGSLHVLMGNLSFPNEVGNTTFEIKNEQDTLLTVTFEVFPAKLDYKDDYRALLDEVNDEIYNLAFHLLKRTYLGASAIYATNPSKSEFYRILNDSFERFIKSISYIKRQPHHTLMTRHQLVRGEKIRKLDSVGMNYLRKRPHLLQGEKSIPTKGITAYKEVSYDTLENRFVKWMIQRVVHKIDDLLKALEPKSRYTRGVTDEDLLEHVKNMKYRMKNELNDPFWRGIGKLDRSVFSLVIQMAAGYRDAYQIFLMLSRGLTLRGQIFKMSIKDVARLYEYWTYLKLGQILSKKYIPLHQDVIQVKQDGLYVTLDESKTAKRAFKHPVTDEVIELYFQKRNGRLPTVTQKPDTMLTIEKKGKNYQYQYIFDAKYRIDFAERSYYKRKYGTPGPMEEDINTMHRYRDALVVEQEGPFERTAYGAYVLFPWNQEEAYENHPFYKSIEKVNIGGFPFLPNATRLVEQFLDHLIEKSPEEIIREGILPRGTKEEWHSSLEEKVLVGSVKTEADYEAYRKEGLYQLPVTQLKPGWQEAKYIALYAPKKWHGEKGGIQYVAKIKQIQMQQNDDYVHFELEPWKKLDHLIRPVGYGIQTYTITTMSLLKEVQELPELFMKSKEERILWKTLRRFTKQVKVELDHRNLDEASSVKSYYVEDVQIWVDYESGVVMVGGVKEVPLELVVGRGSVLFREVLEVLNVRG